The following DNA comes from Anaerostipes rhamnosivorans.
GTATGATTCTGCACAGGGAAGATATGCATTAGGCGACAAGGTAGAAGCAAAAGAATCTTCCATCGTAGTTGACGGAAAAGAAATCGAAATCTACGCAGAAGCAGACGCAACAAAACTTCCTTGGGGAGAATTAGATGTTGATGTTGTATTAGAATGTACAGGATTCTACACATCTAAAGACAAAGCATCCGCACACGTTCAGGCAGGAGCTAAGAAAGTTGTTATTTCTGCGCCAGCTGGAAATGATCTTCCAACTATCGTATATAATGTAAACCACGATACATTGACAAAAGAAGACACAGTCATCTCAGCAGCATCTTGTACAACAAACTGCTTAGCACCTATGGCTGATGCACTGAACAAGTATGCACCAATCCAGTCTGGTATCATGTTAACAGTACATGCTTACACAGGAGATCAGATGACTCTTGACGGACCTCAGAGAAAAGGTGACTTAAGAAGAGCACGTGCAGCTGCAGTCAACATCGTACCTAACTCTACAGGTGCTGCAAAAGCTATCGGATTAGTTATCCCAGAATTAAACGGAAAATTAATCGGATCTGCTCAGCGTGTACCGGTTCCTACAGGATCAACAACACTTTTAACAGCAGTTGTTAAAGGTGACAATGTAACTGTTGAAGGAATCAACGCAGCTATGAAAGCAGCAGCAACAGAGTCTTTCGGATACACAGAAGAAGAATTAGTATCTTCTGACATCATCGGAATCAAATATGGTTCTTTATTCGACGCAACTCAGACAATGGTTACTGAAGTTGGTGACGGATTATATGAAGTACAGGTTGTTTCTTGGTATGACAACGAAAACTCATACACAAGCCAGATGGTTAGAACAATCAAATACTTTGCAGAATTAGCATAAGCTTCTACACTTTTGTGAGGACAAGCCTCAGAAGTCAGTGTAATATTCTGTAATATTATAAAGACTCAAACGGGTCCGGTCTTTTTGGACCGGACCGTTTTTTTATTCCATAGGAAGACTTTTTAGTCCTTCCTATAAGAAATCCTAGGAGGAAAGAACATGTTAAACAAGAAATCAGTAGATGATATCAACGTAAAAGGAAAAAAAGTCTTAGTGCGCTGTGACTTCAACGTTCCGCTTCAGGATGGAAAGATCACAGATGAGAACCGTCTTGTGGCAGCACTTCCTACACTAAAGAAGTTAATTGCTGACGGCGGAAAGCTGATCCTCTGCTCACACTTAGGAAAACCAAAAGGGGAACCGAAACCGGAGTTATCTCTTGCGCCAGTAGCAGAAAGATTAAGCGAGTTATTAGGACAGGAAGTAAAGTTTGCTGCAGATGACAACGTGGTAGGACCGAATGCAAAAGCTGCGGTAGAAGGAATGCAGGACGGGGATGTCATTTTACTTCAGAATACACGCTACAGAGCAGAAGAGACAAAGAATGGAGAAGAGTTCAGCAAAGAACTTGCAAGTCTCTGCGATGTTTTTGTTAATGATGCTTTTGGTACCGCTCATAGAGCTCACTGCTCTAACGTGGGAGTTACAAAGTTCGTGGACACTGCAGTTGTAGGATATTTAATGCAGAAAGAGATTGATTTCTTAGGAAATGCGGTCAACAATCCGGAACGTCCTATGGTCGCTATCTTGGGAGGAGCAAAGGTTTCCTCTAAGATCTCTGTGATCAATAACCTGCTAGACAAAGTCGATACTTTGATCATCGGCGGAGGTATGGCATATACTTTCATGAAAGCATTGGGAGAAGAAGTTGGAGATTCCCTTCTGGAAGCTGACTACTTAGACTACGCAAAAGAAATGATGGACAAGGCAAAAGAAAAAGGTGTGAACTTACTGATTCCTGTTGACACTGTAGTTGCTGATGACTTCTCAAATGACGCCAACATCAAAACTGTTGAGAGAGGCGGAATCGAAGCAGGATGGCAGGGACTTGACATCGGACCAAAGACAAGAGAACTGTTTTCAAATGCACTGAAAGATGCCAAGACTGTAGTATGGAACGGACCGATGGGATGCTTTGAGATGCCGAACTTTGCAGCAGGAACCGTTGCAGTTGCAGAAGCACTGGCAGAGATCGACGCTACAACTATCATTGGCGGAGGAGATTCCGCAGCGGCAGTTAACCAGCTCGGATTCGGAGATAAGATGACTCATATCTCTACAGGTGGTGGAGCATCACTGGAATTCCTGGAAGGAAAAGAATTACCAGGCGTTGCAGCGGCAAACGATAAATAAGCACTGTACACTTATTGAAAGTAATCGGAGGATATAGCATTATGCGTAAAACAATCGTAGCAGGAAACTGGAAAATGAACAAAACACCTAGCGAGACAGTAGCTTTAGTTAATGAATTAAAGCCATTGGTAGCAAGCGAGGTTTCAGATGTTGTCTTCTGTGTGCCGGCCATCTGTATTCCGGCAGCACTGGAAGCTGCAAAAGGAAGTAACATCAACATCGGCGCTGAGAACATGTATTTTGAAGAGAGCGGCGCTTACACAGGCGAGATCGCTCCGAATATGTTAACAGACTTAGGTGTGAAATATGTTATCATCGGACATTCTGAGAGAAGAGAATATTTTGCAGAAACAGATGAGACAGTGAATAAAAAAGTCTTAAAAGCTTTTGAACATGGAATTACTCCAATCGTTTGCTGCGGTGAGACACTTGCTCAGAGAGAGCAGGGTGTGACCATCGATTTCGTACGCCAGCAGATCAAGATCGCATTCCAGGGTGTGACTGCTGACCAGGCAAAGACAGCTGTCATTGCATACGAACCGATCTGGGCTATCGGAACAGGAAAAGTTGCGACGACAGAACAGGCTCAGGAAGTATGTAAAGCGATCCGTGAGTGCATCGCTGAAGTATACGATCAGGCAACAGCGGACGCTATTCGTATCCAGTACGGCGGTTCTGTATCCGCTGCAAGTGCACCAGAATTATTTGCACAGGAAGACATCGATGGAGGATTAGTCGGTGGAGCTGCTTTAAAACCAGACTTTGGTAAGATCGTGAATTACAAATAATGATTTAAGTGAATTAATAATTTCCCGCAGATATCTCATAAAGTGTCTGCGGGATTTTTGTAAGTTTATGGAGATTGAATTTATTATCATATTGAGATATAATATGACTATAGAGAAAGTGGGTGATGTTATGCAGCCAGAAATCAGGCCGTCAGCAGATTTGAGAAATCATTATAGTGAAATATCAAAGCAATGTAAGGAATCAAGAGAGCCGATCGTTATCACGGTAAATGGACGTGGAGATACGGTTGTCCTTGGTATTCAACAATATAATCAAATGAAGGCTGAATTAGAGTTATTGAGAACTTTGGCGGAAGCCGAGGATGACGTGAAAAACGGAAGACTCGAGCCAGTTCAGGAAACTTTTGATGGCATCCGGTCTGCCCTCCAATCAAGGTGACAGGATATGGCATTTCAAATAATACGAACAGATAAATTTGAAGATCAGCTGAGGGATATTATATTTTACATTGCTGCTGATTCAGGTGACAACAAGATTGCCCTGGCTTATTTGGACAAAATAGAAAAACGTGTCATCCAGCTAAAAGATGTTCCATGCTCAGGCAGCACTCCAAGATACTCTATTTTGAAAAAGCAGGGATACCGGGTTCTTATTGTAGAACGTCATCTGATTTTCTACAAAGTAAATGAGACAAATAAAAATGTCATAATTTATGCAATCGTAGATGGAAAAAGGGAATATAAAAACCTGATATGATTTATATGAATTCCCTGGTTGAATTCATTCTCAAAAATCGTTATAATATTAACGGACTATAAAAAGAGATCAATGAAGATAAAGGAGATTACAATGAGTAAAAAACCAACGGTATTAATGATATTAGATGGTTATGGACTGAATGATAATAAAGAGGGCAATGCCATTGCGGCGGCTAACACTCCGGTTATGGACGAACTGATGAAGACTTGCCCGTTTGTCCCTGGAAATGCTTCTGGCATGGCTGTAGGGCTTCCGGATGGTCAGATGGGGAATTCCGAAGTAGGACATCTAAATATGGGTGCAGGAAGGATCGTATATCAGGAACTTACCAGGATCACTAAAGAAATCCAGGACGGCGATTTCTTTGAAAACGAAGCACTGCTCCAGGCAGTGGAAAACTGTAAAAAGAACGGCAGCGCCCTTCATGCTATGGGTCTGGTTTCCGACGGAGGAGTACATAGCCATAATACTCATCTGTATGGTCTGCTGGAACTTGCGAAGAGAAATAATATCGATAAAGTATATGTGCATGCATTCTTAGATGGACGTGACACAGCTCCGACTTCTGGAAAAGGATTTGTTGAAGAACTGGAAGCAAAGATGAAAGAGATCGGGGTCGGTAAAGTTGCGACTGTTTCAGGACGTTACTATGCTATGGACCGTGATAACCGCTGGGACCGTGTGGAGAAGGCCTATAAAGCCCTTGTCATGGGAGAAGGTGTGATGAAAGATTCTGCCGTGGATGCTATTGCGGATTCTTACAAAGAAGAAGTCAATGACGAGTTTGTTTTACCGACTGTTATCACAGAAAATGGAGAGCCAACCGCTACTATTAAGGAAAATGACTCTGTTGTTTTCTTCAACTTCCGCCCGGATCGTGCAAGAGAGATTACTAGAGCAATCTGTGACGACAAGTTTGACAGCTTTGAACGTCCAAACGGATATTTTAAGACAACTTTCGTTTGTTTTACAGAATATGATGCAACAATTCCGAACAAGATTGTAGCATTCCACAAAGTTGAGATCAAGAATACATTTGGGGAGTTCTTGGCAAAACAAGGATTAAAACAGCTTCGTCTGGCTGAGACAGAGAAATATGCACATGTGACATTCTTCTTTAACGGAGGCGTAGAGGTTCCGAATGAGGGAGAGGAGAGAACTCTGGTTAAATCCCCATCTGTGGCAACCTATGACCTGCAGCCGGAGATGAGTGCTTTGGAAGTGGGAAGCAAACTTGTGGAAGCGATTGAGTCCGATCAGTATGATGTGATCATCATTAACTTTGCAAACCCTGACATGGTAGGCCATACTGGTATCTGCGAAGCGGCAGTAAAAGCCATTGAGACCGTTGATGGATGCGTGGGAAGAGCAGTGGAAGCCATCAAAAAGGTGGATGGACAGATGTTCATCTGTGCAGACCACGGAAATGCGGAACAGTTGGTTGACTACGTGACCGGCGCTCCGTTTACTGCTCATACGATCAATCAGGTACCGTTTATCTTAGTAAACTACAAGGAAGGTGTAAAACTGAGAGAAGGCGGATGTTTGGCCGACATTGCTCCGACTTTGATCGAAATGATGGGTCTTGAGCAGCCGGAAGAAATGACAGGAAAGTCTTTATTAGTGAAATAAATCGTTTTATGGAAGGGAGCAGTGTGTTTTTTCATGCACACTGCTCTCTTTTTGTATTTCAATGTATGGATCTTCATCTATCTGGATAAAATACTACTAATTACTTGTAAAGGATGTGAGTGTGTTGAAATATGGCTTATCAATAGAAGATGTTATAGGAAGAGAAGTTTTAGACTCCAGGGGAAATCCTACGGTGGAAGTGGAGGTTATATTGTCAAATGGGCATTATGGATCTGCATTGGTGCCATCTGGGGCTTCCACAGGGAAATTCGAGGCTTTAGAGCTTCGTGACCGTGAAAAACGCTACGGAGGTCTGGGGGTGGAGACAGCGGTAAACCACGTCAATCACAGGATCGCAGACCGTCTGGTGGGAAAAAATGCGCTGAATCAGATCGAGATCGATCAGATCATGATCGAAGCAGACGGAACTGAGAATAAAGAGAAATTTGGCGCCAATGCCATTCTCGGGGCATCTCTTGCCACGGCAAGGGCTGCCGCCAACGGACTGGGGATACCGCTGTACCAGTATTTAGGCGGAAGTTTTGCTTGTAAGCTTCCGGTACCGATGATGAATATTTTAAATGGAGGAAAGCATGCGGACAATACGGTGGACTTCCAGGAATTTATGATCGCGCCGGTTGGAGCCGAGACCTTCAAAGAAGCACTGATGATGGGAACTGAAATTTACCATAAGCTGAAAAGTATCTTAAAAGAGAATCATTTGAGCACAGGAGTAGGGGATGAAGGCGGTTTTGCGCCGAATCTGGAAAGTCCTGAGGCTGCTCTGGATCTTTTGGTCAAAGCCATCGAAAATGCTGGCTACAAAGCAGGGGAACAGGTGATGATCGCCATGGACTGCGCTGCTTCAGAGATCTATGACGAAGATGAAGATGTGTACTACTTTCCAGGGGAAAGCCAGATGACCGGAAAGGAAATCCGCAGGAATTCTGAGGAGATGGTACAGTATTACGAACAGCTTACAGAGCATTATCCGATCTTCTCGATCGAAGACGGATTAAACGAAGAAGATGCGCCGGGCTGGAAGGTTCTCACATACCGTCTTGGCCAGAAGATCCTGCTGGTGGGTGATGACCTGTTTGTGACCAATAAAAAGCGTCTAATGGATGGGATTGAAAATGATATGGCAAATAGTATCCTGATCAAACCTAACCAGATCGGTACTTTGACCGAAACATTGGATGCCATCGAGACTGCAAAAAGGGCAGGTTATAAGACCATCATTTCCCATCGTTCCGGAGAAACAGAAGACACCACCATTGCAGACATTGCGGTTGGTACAAATAGCGGGTTGATCAAGACAGGCGCACCGTGCCGTTCTGACCGGACAGCAAAATATAACCGTCTGCTTAGGATTGAGGAGGAACTTGGTTCTTGCAAACGATATGGATTGTATTTATAGAGGTACAGCGGTATAATAAAAATAAATAAAGTATTTCATGGACTTACATGGAATATTCCCGTATATGGAGAAGAGACCTCAGGAGAAGCAGGACAGCGGTGCAACGTTGTCCTGTTTTTTGCAGTGCTGTCTGTTAAGAAAAGGTAAGATACTGCGGGATCCTTGCATTTTATGGAAAGGTGTGCTAGAATAATCAGCAGTGAGCAGAAACATTAGGAGGAAAAGGCAATGAAAATGGCATTAACTATACTGTTTTTGGTATCGTGTATTGTTCTGATTATATTAGTATTGATGCAAGAAGGAAAAGAAGCCGGATTGGGATCTCTGACAGGATCAACGATCTCCGGTACGTATTGGAGCAAGAACAAAGGCCGCTCCAGAGAAGGAAGCATTATAAAAGCGACGACTGTTTTTACAGTGATCTTTTTTGTGACAGCAGCTCTTCTTTGTTCCAGATTTCTTTAGAATGGAAACACTTCTTAAAGCAGATAATGTTTAAGAAGTGTTTTTTTATTCTGTAGGAAGGTTCTTCCAAACTCCCTACAGAATAAAAAAGCCCTATGGGCGTTATGCACACAAATACGCAAGGAAATCGTTTGTCCTATATTCTGCAGAAAGAAAAGGAAAAGTTATGGAAAAGGAATTATATAATCAAAGAAAAAAGAGAATCAGCGATCTGATTTATGATAAACATTATGAGCCTATGAAACAAAAGGAAATCGGATACCTTTTACAGGTGGAGCCAGAAGACCGCAAGGAGCTTGCACAGATTCTTGGGGAGCTTGTGGATGAGGGAACTATTGAGGTTTCCAAAAGAGGCAAGTTCCGCCCGGTTACCAAAAAGACGTTAACAGGAACCTTTACCTGTACCCAGAAGGGATTTGGATTTGTCTCAGTGGAGGGAGAAGACAGCGATTTTTATATTGCTGAGAATGATATGAACGGAGCCTTCCATGAGGATACTGTTTTGATTGAGGTGACGGAAGACCAGGCCAAAAACGGAAGACGGAAAGAGGCCAGGATCATCAAGATTATTGAGCGTGGAATGAAGGAGATTGTAGGAACGTTTGAAAAAAACAAAAGTTATGGCTTTGTGGTTCCGGATAATCAAAGATTTGAAAGTGACATCTTTATTCCAAAAGAACAGTGCGGGAATCTGACGGACGGATTCAAGGTTCTTGTAGAGATCACGGATTATGGAGATATACGAAGAAGCCCCGAAGGGAAGATCATAGAAGTTCTGGGGCACAGAGACGATCCGAGGGTGGACATCCTGTCCATTGTCAAGGCGTATAATATCCCTACAGAGTTTGGGGAAGAGATTGTCAAGGAAGTGGAAGCGGTCCCTTCTTTTGTGGAAACATCAGCTTTGGAAGGCCGGCTGGACCTGAGGGATTGGCAGACGGTGACCATTGATGGTGAAGATGCCAAGGATTTGGATGATGCGATTACCTTGACAAAAACAGACAGCGGATATCAGTTGGGGGTCCACATTGCGGATGTCTCTGAATATGTGACGGAACACTCAGCACTGGATAAGGAAGCACTGAAAAGAGGAACCAGTGTTTATCTGGTGGATAGAGTGATTCCGATGCTGCCTCATCAGCTGTCCAATGGAATCTGTTCCCTCAATGCAGGCACTGACCGTCTGGCGTTGAGCTGCATTATGGAACTGGATGAAAAGGGTAACCTAAAGAGCCACCGTATTGCTGAGACGGTCATTCTTGTGGACGAGCGTATGACCTATACCAGCGTAGCAGCGGTCTTGGACGGAGACGAACAGGAGCGGACACGTTATAAGGACTTTGTCCAGATGTTTGAGCAGATGAAAGAACTCTCAGATGTTTTGAGGGAACGCAGACATGAACGGGGCAGTGTGGACTTTGATTTCCCTGAGTCAAAAATTCTCTTAAACGAAGAGGGGAAAGCAATCGATGTGATTCCTGCAAAAAGAAATGCAGCCACAAAGATCATAGAAGATTTTATGCTGCTGGCCAATGAGACTGTGGCAGAGAATTTTTACTGGCAGGAGACACCGTTTGTCTACCGGACACATGACAATCCGGATGGAGAGAAGGTTCAGAAGCTGCGGACATTTTTGGAGAATTTCGGGATTGTTCTGAAGCTGAAAAAGGATGAGATCCACCCGAAGGAAATACAAAAACTGCTGACCAAGGTGGAGGGAACTCCAGAGGAGGCACTGATCAGCCGCCTTACGTTAAGATCTATGAAACAGGCCAGATACACCACAGAGAGTTCAGGTCATTTTGGCCTGTCAACTCAGTATTACTGCCACTTTACTTCTCCGATCCGAAGATATCCGGATCTGCAGATCCATAGGATCATAAAAGAATCTCTTCGGGGGAAGCTGAATACCAAAAGAATCCGGCATTATGAATCCATACTTCCTAAGGTTTCTGAACAGTCTTCTAAAATGGAGCGCAGAGCGGATGAAGTAGAGAGGGAAGTAGAGAAGCTTAAAAAAACGGAGTATATGGAGCGGCATATCGGGCAGCAGTACAAAGGTGTGATCTCCGGGGTGACCGGATGGGGCATTTATGTAGAACTGCCGAATACGATTGAAGGTATGGTCCATGTGTCAAAGCTGCCGGGAGATTATTATAATTATAATGAGATGTCATACTCTATGGTTGGGGAGAGAACAGGGCGCACATGGAAGCTTGGACAGCCGGTACAGATCCTGGTGACTGGAGTTGACAAGATTTTGAAAAATATTGATTTTGAGATTGTTGAGGAGGATGAACATGGCGAAGACGGGCGGAACAAAGCTGATTGCGAATAACAAAAAGGCACGTCATGATTACTTTGTGGAAGAGACCGTGGAAGCGGGAATTGTGCTTTTTGGAACAGAAGTAAAATCTATGAGACAGGGCCACTGCAGTATCAAGGAAGCCTTTATCAGCATTGATAATGGAGAAATCTTTGTGAAACAGATGCATGTGAGCCCATATGAGAAGGGAAACATTTTTAACAAAGATCCATTGAGAGAAAGGAAGCTTCTGCTCCACAGTTCTGAGATTACAAGACTGATGTCAGAAGTAAACAGAAAAGGCTATACTCTGATCCCTCTCCGGGTTTATTTCAAAGGAAGCCTGGTGAAGGTAGAGGTTGGGCTTTGCCGCGGTAAGAAGCTGTATGACAAACGTCAGGATATCGCCAAGAAAGACCAGAAGAGAGAAGCCCTCAGAGACTTTAAGGTCAGAAATCTGGGATAGCTGCACGGAACCTCCCGGCCCTTTCCGCATATTATAGTTACAAAAGGACAGGAGGTACGTATGCACAGAAGGAAAGGAATTGATGTAAGCTACGCCGACGGCCGGATTGACTGGAGAAGAGTGAAACAGGATGGTATTGAATTTGCAATGGTCAGGGCCGGATTCGGCGACGGAAATATAGATCACGAATTTGACCGCAATGCAAGGGAATGTAACCGTGAAAGGATTCCTTTGGGAGCCTACTGGTTCAGCTATGCCTATACAAAGGAGATGGCCAGAGAAGAAGCAAGACAGTGTGTGAGGATTATCCGGAGATATCGGATTGAGTATCCGGTGGCTTTTGATTTTGAAGAAGACTCGATTGATTACGCCAGGGATCAAGGAGTTATCATCACGAGAGATCTGGCAACTGACTTTACAAGGGAATTCTGTAATGAAATCAGAAGATCCGGTTACAGGCCTATGTTTTACACAAATTTATCTGACCTGGAGGACTATTTTGATATAGAAAGACTCAGGGAATATGAGCTGTGGCTTGCCAAATATCAGCCTACTTTAGGAGTGGAGGATGTGGATATGTGGCAGTTTTCCAGTGACGGAAGGGTAAGAGGCATCCATGGTGCTGTGGATATGGATTACAGTTTCAAAGACTATGACAAAAGGAATCCTTCAGCAAGACACAGACTTTGCCCGGAAACAAGAGAAAGCAGAGAATAACAATTCCCCCATCCTGTATAAGACAAAAACGCCTAGTACAGAATGGGGGATTTTTAGATCAATCCGAATTTTTTCAGGGCATATTCAATTCCGTTGTCCGCCACAGAAAGTGTTTCATAGGAGGCCCGGCATTTCACTTCGTCAGGGCTGTTTCCCATGGCAATTCCGTAGGAGACTGCGTCAAACATTTCAAGATCATTTCTGCTGTCCCCGAATGCATAACTGTCTTCTGGGGCAAGTCCCAGGTGGGAGAGCAGGACTTGGATGCCGGATGCCTTGGAATAACCAGCCGGTATGATTTCATTATATTGGTGTTCCGGATGAAGAATCACTTGGAATTCCGGCTGCATTTGCTGAACCAGTCCAGCGATATCACTGTCTTCTTTTGGGTACCCGGTAATCTTAGAAAAGCGGTAATCACAAGAAGACAGAGGCCGCAGATTCTGGCCGTAGCTGTGTTTAATTCTTTTTATGGCAGCCTGAAAGTTTTCGCCGGCCGCTGCATCATCAAGGTAGACGTAGTCAGGGGATTCAATAAAAAAGTTGACATTGGTTTGGTGAAGCACAGAGACTGCATGTTTTCCCACCTGTTCGGGAAGCACGGCGTTATGCAGCACTTTGCCGTCAAATTCTACATAGGTGCCGCATCCAGCGATGATGCCATGGAATCCCAGATCAATGATATCTTGTTTGATGATACTTTTGTTGCGGCCGGTACAGATGACCGCATAATGGCCGTTGGAAATCAGCTTTGTTATGGAATGCTGTGTACTTTCAGTCACTTTGCCGGAATGATCGTGAAGTGTGCCGTCTATATCAAAAAATACAATTTTCTGATTTGTCATAGTCAGGCCTCCTTTTCTTATTAAGACTGGTATTATTTTACCACATCATGGTTTAAGCGTGA
Coding sequences within:
- the gap gene encoding type I glyceraldehyde-3-phosphate dehydrogenase; translated protein: MAVKVAINGFGRIGRLAFRQMFGAEGYEVVAINDLTNPKMLAHLLKYDSAQGRYALGDKVEAKESSIVVDGKEIEIYAEADATKLPWGELDVDVVLECTGFYTSKDKASAHVQAGAKKVVISAPAGNDLPTIVYNVNHDTLTKEDTVISAASCTTNCLAPMADALNKYAPIQSGIMLTVHAYTGDQMTLDGPQRKGDLRRARAAAVNIVPNSTGAAKAIGLVIPELNGKLIGSAQRVPVPTGSTTLLTAVVKGDNVTVEGINAAMKAAATESFGYTEEELVSSDIIGIKYGSLFDATQTMVTEVGDGLYEVQVVSWYDNENSYTSQMVRTIKYFAELA
- a CDS encoding phosphoglycerate kinase translates to MLNKKSVDDINVKGKKVLVRCDFNVPLQDGKITDENRLVAALPTLKKLIADGGKLILCSHLGKPKGEPKPELSLAPVAERLSELLGQEVKFAADDNVVGPNAKAAVEGMQDGDVILLQNTRYRAEETKNGEEFSKELASLCDVFVNDAFGTAHRAHCSNVGVTKFVDTAVVGYLMQKEIDFLGNAVNNPERPMVAILGGAKVSSKISVINNLLDKVDTLIIGGGMAYTFMKALGEEVGDSLLEADYLDYAKEMMDKAKEKGVNLLIPVDTVVADDFSNDANIKTVERGGIEAGWQGLDIGPKTRELFSNALKDAKTVVWNGPMGCFEMPNFAAGTVAVAEALAEIDATTIIGGGDSAAAVNQLGFGDKMTHISTGGGASLEFLEGKELPGVAAANDK
- the tpiA gene encoding triose-phosphate isomerase; its protein translation is MMRKTIVAGNWKMNKTPSETVALVNELKPLVASEVSDVVFCVPAICIPAALEAAKGSNINIGAENMYFEESGAYTGEIAPNMLTDLGVKYVIIGHSERREYFAETDETVNKKVLKAFEHGITPIVCCGETLAQREQGVTIDFVRQQIKIAFQGVTADQAKTAVIAYEPIWAIGTGKVATTEQAQEVCKAIRECIAEVYDQATADAIRIQYGGSVSAASAPELFAQEDIDGGLVGGAALKPDFGKIVNYK
- a CDS encoding type II toxin-antitoxin system Phd/YefM family antitoxin, giving the protein MQPEIRPSADLRNHYSEISKQCKESREPIVITVNGRGDTVVLGIQQYNQMKAELELLRTLAEAEDDVKNGRLEPVQETFDGIRSALQSR
- a CDS encoding type II toxin-antitoxin system RelE/ParE family toxin, whose protein sequence is MAFQIIRTDKFEDQLRDIIFYIAADSGDNKIALAYLDKIEKRVIQLKDVPCSGSTPRYSILKKQGYRVLIVERHLIFYKVNETNKNVIIYAIVDGKREYKNLI
- the gpmI gene encoding 2,3-bisphosphoglycerate-independent phosphoglycerate mutase — encoded protein: MSKKPTVLMILDGYGLNDNKEGNAIAAANTPVMDELMKTCPFVPGNASGMAVGLPDGQMGNSEVGHLNMGAGRIVYQELTRITKEIQDGDFFENEALLQAVENCKKNGSALHAMGLVSDGGVHSHNTHLYGLLELAKRNNIDKVYVHAFLDGRDTAPTSGKGFVEELEAKMKEIGVGKVATVSGRYYAMDRDNRWDRVEKAYKALVMGEGVMKDSAVDAIADSYKEEVNDEFVLPTVITENGEPTATIKENDSVVFFNFRPDRAREITRAICDDKFDSFERPNGYFKTTFVCFTEYDATIPNKIVAFHKVEIKNTFGEFLAKQGLKQLRLAETEKYAHVTFFFNGGVEVPNEGEERTLVKSPSVATYDLQPEMSALEVGSKLVEAIESDQYDVIIINFANPDMVGHTGICEAAVKAIETVDGCVGRAVEAIKKVDGQMFICADHGNAEQLVDYVTGAPFTAHTINQVPFILVNYKEGVKLREGGCLADIAPTLIEMMGLEQPEEMTGKSLLVK
- the eno gene encoding phosphopyruvate hydratase, whose product is MKYGLSIEDVIGREVLDSRGNPTVEVEVILSNGHYGSALVPSGASTGKFEALELRDREKRYGGLGVETAVNHVNHRIADRLVGKNALNQIEIDQIMIEADGTENKEKFGANAILGASLATARAAANGLGIPLYQYLGGSFACKLPVPMMNILNGGKHADNTVDFQEFMIAPVGAETFKEALMMGTEIYHKLKSILKENHLSTGVGDEGGFAPNLESPEAALDLLVKAIENAGYKAGEQVMIAMDCAASEIYDEDEDVYYFPGESQMTGKEIRRNSEEMVQYYEQLTEHYPIFSIEDGLNEEDAPGWKVLTYRLGQKILLVGDDLFVTNKKRLMDGIENDMANSILIKPNQIGTLTETLDAIETAKRAGYKTIISHRSGETEDTTIADIAVGTNSGLIKTGAPCRSDRTAKYNRLLRIEEELGSCKRYGLYL
- the secG gene encoding preprotein translocase subunit SecG; the protein is MKMALTILFLVSCIVLIILVLMQEGKEAGLGSLTGSTISGTYWSKNKGRSREGSIIKATTVFTVIFFVTAALLCSRFL
- the rnr gene encoding ribonuclease R; the protein is MEKELYNQRKKRISDLIYDKHYEPMKQKEIGYLLQVEPEDRKELAQILGELVDEGTIEVSKRGKFRPVTKKTLTGTFTCTQKGFGFVSVEGEDSDFYIAENDMNGAFHEDTVLIEVTEDQAKNGRRKEARIIKIIERGMKEIVGTFEKNKSYGFVVPDNQRFESDIFIPKEQCGNLTDGFKVLVEITDYGDIRRSPEGKIIEVLGHRDDPRVDILSIVKAYNIPTEFGEEIVKEVEAVPSFVETSALEGRLDLRDWQTVTIDGEDAKDLDDAITLTKTDSGYQLGVHIADVSEYVTEHSALDKEALKRGTSVYLVDRVIPMLPHQLSNGICSLNAGTDRLALSCIMELDEKGNLKSHRIAETVILVDERMTYTSVAAVLDGDEQERTRYKDFVQMFEQMKELSDVLRERRHERGSVDFDFPESKILLNEEGKAIDVIPAKRNAATKIIEDFMLLANETVAENFYWQETPFVYRTHDNPDGEKVQKLRTFLENFGIVLKLKKDEIHPKEIQKLLTKVEGTPEEALISRLTLRSMKQARYTTESSGHFGLSTQYYCHFTSPIRRYPDLQIHRIIKESLRGKLNTKRIRHYESILPKVSEQSSKMERRADEVEREVEKLKKTEYMERHIGQQYKGVISGVTGWGIYVELPNTIEGMVHVSKLPGDYYNYNEMSYSMVGERTGRTWKLGQPVQILVTGVDKILKNIDFEIVEEDEHGEDGRNKADCE
- the smpB gene encoding SsrA-binding protein SmpB, with the protein product MAKTGGTKLIANNKKARHDYFVEETVEAGIVLFGTEVKSMRQGHCSIKEAFISIDNGEIFVKQMHVSPYEKGNIFNKDPLRERKLLLHSSEITRLMSEVNRKGYTLIPLRVYFKGSLVKVEVGLCRGKKLYDKRQDIAKKDQKREALRDFKVRNLG
- a CDS encoding glycoside hydrolase family 25 protein, translating into MHRRKGIDVSYADGRIDWRRVKQDGIEFAMVRAGFGDGNIDHEFDRNARECNRERIPLGAYWFSYAYTKEMAREEARQCVRIIRRYRIEYPVAFDFEEDSIDYARDQGVIITRDLATDFTREFCNEIRRSGYRPMFYTNLSDLEDYFDIERLREYELWLAKYQPTLGVEDVDMWQFSSDGRVRGIHGAVDMDYSFKDYDKRNPSARHRLCPETRESRE